A window of the Rhizobium viscosum genome harbors these coding sequences:
- a CDS encoding GNAT family N-acetyltransferase, which produces MSDTFLYTSPLDPRAKPLIDELIYEYDSRYGNYFSEEGAAAELNRYPPEAFAPPVGNFVLLVRNGETIGGGAFKYYDEQTAEFKRIWTRSDLRRQGLARKVLVELEDQAARQGYSRVYLTTGFRQPEAVGLYLNYGYTALFDPKVDPEVYKTLPFEKDIRHLVPQVPANADRLPLQAAAGH; this is translated from the coding sequence ATGAGCGACACGTTTCTCTACACTTCCCCTCTCGACCCTCGCGCCAAGCCGCTGATCGACGAGCTGATTTACGAATATGACAGCCGCTACGGGAATTATTTCAGCGAAGAGGGGGCTGCAGCCGAACTCAACCGTTATCCGCCCGAGGCTTTCGCGCCGCCCGTCGGTAACTTCGTGCTGCTCGTACGCAATGGCGAGACCATCGGCGGTGGCGCCTTCAAATATTATGATGAGCAGACGGCGGAATTCAAACGTATCTGGACACGCTCCGACCTGCGCCGACAGGGCCTTGCACGCAAGGTTCTCGTGGAGTTGGAGGACCAGGCTGCCCGCCAAGGCTATTCGCGGGTCTATTTGACGACGGGTTTCCGCCAGCCGGAGGCCGTCGGCCTCTATCTCAACTACGGCTACACCGCGCTCTTCGACCCCAAGGTCGATCCGGAAGTCTATAAGACGCTGCCTTTTGAGAAGGACATCCGCCATCTCGTGCCGCAGGTGCCGGCCAATGCCGATCGCCTGCCGCTGCAGGCGGCAGCAGGTCACTGA
- a CDS encoding M20 aminoacylase family protein translates to MNVITKPSRSHDPIETGIAVHLDEFIALRHDLHQYPELAFQERRTSKLVASHLSSWGYEVATGIAGTGIVATLARGNGKRSIAIRADMDALPIEEATSLSYASSNPGVMHACGHDGHTTILLAAARYLAEASNFSGTLRLIFQPAEEIGAGARKMISEGLFERFPVDAVFGLHNWPAVPAGKFGFVPDAAMASVDQAVIRIIGKGGHGAEPHRAVDPVLASASFITALQSIVSRNVDPQDMAVVTVGSIHAGSASNVIPESVELKLTMRAFSQAVRDKLQERVPALARAQAESFGATAEVDYRLGFPALINHRAETAFARDVALSSFEPGKVEAEFRPRTASEDFAFMLQEKPGSYLFIGNGDSAPLHSAHYDFNDAIIAPAARYWVRLAETFLTDDNG, encoded by the coding sequence ATGAACGTCATTACAAAGCCCTCGCGCAGCCACGATCCGATCGAGACGGGAATTGCCGTTCATCTCGATGAATTCATCGCGCTGCGGCACGACCTTCACCAATATCCGGAGCTTGCCTTTCAGGAGCGCCGCACGAGCAAGCTCGTGGCCTCACACCTTTCCTCCTGGGGCTATGAGGTGGCGACGGGCATTGCCGGCACCGGCATCGTCGCCACCCTGGCCCGCGGAAACGGCAAGCGCTCCATCGCCATTCGAGCCGATATGGATGCCCTGCCGATCGAGGAGGCGACAAGCCTTTCCTATGCAAGCAGCAATCCCGGCGTCATGCATGCCTGCGGCCACGATGGCCATACGACGATCCTGCTTGCCGCTGCGCGCTATCTGGCAGAGGCCAGCAATTTCAGTGGTACGTTGCGGCTGATCTTCCAGCCAGCCGAGGAGATCGGTGCCGGCGCCCGCAAGATGATCTCGGAAGGTCTGTTCGAACGGTTTCCGGTCGATGCTGTCTTTGGGCTGCACAATTGGCCAGCTGTACCGGCCGGTAAGTTCGGCTTTGTTCCCGATGCCGCCATGGCCTCGGTCGATCAGGCGGTCATCCGCATCATCGGCAAGGGTGGACATGGTGCCGAACCGCATCGCGCCGTCGATCCTGTGCTGGCCTCGGCCTCCTTCATCACGGCGCTGCAGAGCATCGTCTCGCGCAATGTCGATCCGCAGGATATGGCCGTCGTTACTGTCGGCTCGATCCATGCCGGGTCAGCTTCGAATGTCATTCCGGAAAGCGTCGAGCTGAAACTCACCATGCGTGCCTTCAGCCAGGCGGTGCGCGATAAGCTCCAGGAACGCGTGCCGGCGCTCGCCCGCGCTCAAGCCGAGAGCTTCGGTGCGACGGCCGAGGTCGATTATCGGCTTGGCTTTCCGGCGCTCATCAACCATCGGGCAGAGACGGCCTTTGCCCGCGATGTCGCACTGTCCTCATTCGAGCCGGGAAAGGTCGAAGCGGAATTTCGCCCGCGCACGGCAAGCGAGGATTTTGCCTTCATGCTGCAGGAGAAGCCGGGCAGCTATCTCTTCATTGGCAACGGCGACAGCGCGCCTCTTCACAGTGCCCATTACGATTTCAACGACGCGATCATTGCGCCGGCCGCCCGCTACTGGGTGCGGCTCGCCGAGACCTTCCTCACTGACGACAACGGGTGA
- a CDS encoding LLM class flavin-dependent oxidoreductase: MAKKKITFGIMLQGPGGHMNAWKHPSGPADASINFDFFVKTARKAEDAGIAFAFVADGLYINEQSIPHFLNRFEPLTILAALAASTSKIGLVGTVSTSYSDPFTIARQFASIDLVSGGRAGWNAVTSPLEGSGRNYGREHPEHELRYEIAEEYIDAIKGLWDSWDDDAFVRDRDSGVYADKTKLHRLNHKGRFFRIEGPLNIGRSKQGQPVVFQAGASDSGIRLAGKHADAVFTNGGPIEEAQAFYKQLKQSVIAQGRRAAEVGIYPGIGPIVGATPEEAEAKYQAIRNLVTIEEALLYLGRFFDHHDFSAYPLDEPFPDIGDIGRNNFRATTDRIKKTAREKGLTLRDVALDAATPRTTFIGTADHIANEIIRWIDGEAADGFILGFPVIAEGFDDFSRYVLPILEKRGYFDPVLKGETLRDHLGLPFRESRYAADAGEVEQGKAASA, encoded by the coding sequence ATGGCCAAGAAGAAAATCACTTTCGGTATCATGCTGCAGGGCCCAGGCGGCCATATGAACGCCTGGAAACATCCAAGTGGCCCGGCTGACGCCAGCATCAATTTCGACTTTTTCGTCAAGACGGCGCGTAAGGCCGAGGACGCCGGTATCGCCTTCGCCTTCGTTGCCGACGGTCTCTATATCAACGAACAATCGATCCCGCACTTTCTCAACCGGTTCGAGCCGCTGACGATCCTTGCAGCGCTTGCGGCCTCCACTTCGAAGATCGGCCTGGTCGGCACGGTCTCCACTTCCTACAGCGATCCCTTCACGATTGCCCGACAATTCGCCTCCATCGACCTGGTCAGCGGCGGCCGTGCCGGCTGGAATGCCGTGACCTCGCCACTCGAGGGCTCGGGCCGAAACTATGGACGTGAACATCCCGAGCACGAGCTGCGTTACGAGATCGCTGAGGAATATATCGACGCTATCAAGGGCCTATGGGACTCGTGGGATGACGACGCCTTCGTGCGCGACCGCGATAGCGGTGTGTATGCCGACAAGACCAAACTGCACCGGCTGAACCACAAGGGGCGCTTCTTCCGCATCGAAGGGCCGCTCAATATCGGCCGCTCGAAACAGGGGCAGCCGGTGGTCTTCCAGGCAGGCGCCTCCGATTCCGGTATCCGGCTCGCCGGCAAACATGCCGATGCGGTCTTCACCAATGGCGGACCGATCGAGGAGGCCCAGGCTTTCTACAAGCAACTCAAGCAGAGCGTGATCGCGCAGGGACGTCGCGCCGCCGAGGTCGGCATCTATCCAGGAATCGGCCCGATCGTCGGCGCGACGCCAGAGGAAGCGGAGGCCAAATATCAGGCGATCCGCAACCTCGTCACCATCGAAGAGGCGCTGCTCTATCTCGGCCGCTTTTTCGACCATCACGACTTCAGCGCCTATCCGCTCGACGAACCTTTCCCTGACATCGGTGATATCGGGCGCAACAATTTCCGTGCCACGACGGACCGGATCAAGAAGACGGCGCGCGAGAAGGGGCTTACCCTCCGGGATGTCGCGCTCGACGCGGCAACGCCGCGCACGACGTTCATCGGTACTGCGGATCATATCGCCAACGAGATCATCCGCTGGATCGACGGTGAGGCCGCCGATGGTTTCATCCTCGGTTTCCCCGTCATCGCCGAAGGCTTCGATGATTTTTCTCGCTATGTGCTGCCGATCCTCGAAAAGCGCGGCTACTTCGATCCTGTCCTGAAGGGTGAGACGCTCCGCGATCATCTGGGGCTGCCCTTCCGCGAGAGCCGCTACGCGGCAGATGCCGGTGAGGTTGAACAGGGAAAGGCTGCCAGCGCCTGA
- a CDS encoding LLM class flavin-dependent oxidoreductase, with the protein MTYFLSLLDKSPIEQGKSASEALQASVRLAIRAEELGYHRFWVAEHHNMSNLASSAPETLIAYLLARTSKIRIGSGGVMLQHYSAYKVAETFNLLASLAPGRVDLGVGKAPGGFPLSTRALQAAFDPERKPDFAAQLSDINTYLAADPTYEGAQATPFPPHAPERFLLGASVESAVLAAEKGWELVFAGHLNGDPENLRKTFEAYERASSGKRPILALAAFAADSEEQARERVGNLRIVKVFLPNGQTVNVGSEEQAAEFARQAGVTEYRIEEKVPSVLHGTAAQIRKELDELHRRYGVKEFILDTPALAASERLSSIELLAKERLSLAA; encoded by the coding sequence ATGACCTATTTTCTCAGCCTTCTCGACAAGAGCCCGATCGAACAGGGAAAAAGCGCTAGCGAAGCCTTGCAGGCTAGCGTGCGGCTGGCAATCCGGGCCGAGGAACTCGGCTATCACCGGTTCTGGGTCGCCGAGCATCACAATATGTCTAACCTGGCGAGTTCCGCGCCAGAAACATTGATCGCCTATCTCCTGGCGCGAACATCGAAAATTCGCATCGGCTCGGGCGGGGTAATGCTCCAGCATTACAGCGCCTACAAAGTGGCCGAGACCTTCAATCTCCTCGCCTCACTTGCGCCCGGCCGCGTCGACCTCGGCGTCGGCAAGGCGCCGGGTGGCTTTCCGCTGTCGACGCGGGCTCTTCAGGCGGCATTCGATCCTGAAAGAAAGCCGGATTTCGCCGCCCAGCTTTCCGACATCAACACCTATCTTGCGGCCGACCCCACCTATGAAGGTGCGCAGGCGACGCCCTTTCCGCCTCATGCGCCGGAGCGCTTCCTTCTCGGCGCAAGCGTCGAGAGCGCAGTACTTGCCGCCGAGAAGGGTTGGGAGCTGGTTTTTGCCGGCCATCTCAACGGCGATCCGGAGAACCTGCGCAAGACCTTCGAAGCCTATGAACGGGCATCGAGCGGGAAAAGGCCGATCCTGGCGCTGGCTGCCTTCGCAGCCGACAGCGAGGAGCAGGCGCGCGAGCGCGTCGGCAATCTGCGCATCGTCAAGGTTTTCCTGCCGAACGGCCAGACCGTGAATGTCGGCAGCGAAGAACAGGCGGCCGAATTCGCAAGGCAGGCCGGTGTCACCGAGTATCGGATCGAGGAAAAAGTGCCGAGCGTGCTGCACGGCACCGCGGCCCAGATCCGCAAGGAACTGGACGAGTTGCATCGCCGCTACGGGGTCAAGGAATTCATTCTCGATACACCGGCGCTCGCCGCTTCGGAGCGGCTTTCCTCGATCGAATTGCTCGCCAAGGAGCGGCTTTCCCTCGCAGCCTGA
- a CDS encoding APC family permease yields the protein MTDIVDAGVAAGTEGKLIRALDWKGAFWVAAGVPPLVLFSIGGIAGTTGKLAFVVWIISMIMGFLQSFTYAEIAGMFGNKSGGASVYGATAWLRYSKFIAPLSVWCNWFAWSPVLSLGCAIAAGYILNAFFPIPAADSQAVLAWISAHAASITADSPRVAEYIAAHAGTSPEDAVKALLSADGVAALTPAIRSWSLVSFSIPFLATANINATFFIGGILMLIIFAIQHRGISETASVQKWLAIIVLVPLLIIGLYPIISGQIVSANVTGLVPPTAAYAGTDGTWSNGGWTLFLGGLYIAAWSTYGFETAVCYTRELKNPKTDTFKAIFYSGLACCLFFFLVPFAFQGVLGHAGMLAPGIVDGTGVAEALGGLIGAGRVVTQLLVVLMIMALFLAIMTAMAGSSRTLYQGSKDGWLPKYLDHVNEHGAPTRAMWTDFAFNLFLLAIASDAGGYFFVLAVSNVGYIIFNFLNLNSGWIHRMDSGHVERPWKAPTWLIGVNTVLAFVNALFLGAGAKVWGYANALWVGFIFAALILPVFAYRHYVRDGGKFPPGAMDDLGLVGQDLGVKKAGILPYLALAGGLAIVLIANWIFQLPA from the coding sequence ATGACGGATATCGTGGACGCCGGCGTTGCCGCCGGCACCGAAGGTAAGCTTATACGCGCGCTTGACTGGAAGGGCGCGTTCTGGGTGGCAGCCGGCGTGCCGCCGCTTGTTCTCTTCTCCATCGGCGGTATTGCAGGCACGACCGGCAAGCTCGCCTTTGTCGTCTGGATCATCTCGATGATCATGGGCTTCCTGCAATCCTTCACCTATGCCGAAATCGCCGGTATGTTCGGCAACAAGTCGGGCGGCGCATCGGTCTATGGCGCCACGGCCTGGCTGCGCTATTCGAAATTCATCGCGCCGCTGTCCGTCTGGTGCAACTGGTTTGCCTGGTCGCCTGTGCTTTCGCTCGGCTGCGCCATTGCGGCCGGATATATTCTCAATGCCTTTTTCCCGATCCCGGCGGCGGATTCGCAGGCGGTCCTCGCCTGGATCAGTGCGCATGCCGCCTCCATCACGGCCGATAGCCCCCGCGTCGCCGAATATATTGCAGCCCATGCCGGCACTTCGCCTGAGGATGCGGTCAAGGCGCTGCTGAGTGCTGACGGCGTCGCCGCGCTGACGCCGGCAATCCGCAGCTGGTCGCTCGTCAGCTTCAGCATTCCTTTCCTCGCCACCGCCAATATCAACGCCACCTTTTTCATCGGTGGCATCCTGATGCTGATCATCTTTGCGATCCAGCATCGCGGCATCTCCGAAACGGCGAGCGTCCAGAAATGGCTGGCAATCATCGTGCTGGTGCCGCTGCTCATCATCGGTCTCTATCCGATCATCAGCGGTCAGATCGTCAGCGCCAACGTCACCGGGCTGGTTCCGCCGACGGCCGCCTATGCCGGCACCGACGGTACCTGGAGCAATGGCGGCTGGACGCTTTTCCTCGGCGGTCTCTATATTGCGGCCTGGTCGACCTACGGTTTCGAGACTGCGGTCTGCTATACGCGCGAACTGAAGAACCCGAAGACGGATACCTTCAAGGCGATCTTCTATTCCGGCCTTGCCTGCTGCCTGTTCTTCTTCCTCGTACCTTTCGCCTTCCAGGGCGTGCTCGGTCATGCGGGCATGCTGGCGCCGGGCATCGTCGACGGCACGGGTGTCGCCGAAGCACTCGGCGGACTGATCGGCGCCGGCCGTGTCGTCACCCAGCTTCTCGTTGTGCTGATGATCATGGCGCTTTTCCTCGCCATCATGACGGCGATGGCAGGCTCCTCGCGCACGCTCTACCAGGGCTCGAAGGATGGCTGGCTGCCGAAATATCTCGACCATGTCAACGAACACGGCGCCCCGACCCGGGCGATGTGGACAGATTTTGCCTTCAACCTTTTCCTGCTGGCGATCGCTTCCGATGCCGGCGGCTATTTCTTCGTGCTCGCCGTCTCCAATGTCGGCTACATCATCTTCAACTTCCTCAACCTTAATTCCGGCTGGATCCATCGCATGGATTCCGGTCATGTCGAGCGCCCCTGGAAGGCCCCCACCTGGCTGATCGGCGTCAATACCGTGCTTGCCTTCGTCAACGCGCTCTTCCTCGGCGCCGGAGCCAAGGTCTGGGGCTATGCCAACGCGCTCTGGGTCGGCTTCATCTTCGCCGCGCTTATCCTGCCGGTTTTCGCCTATCGCCACTACGTCCGCGACGGCGGCAAATTCCCGCCCGGCGCCATGGACGACCTCGGGCTCGTGGGCCAGGACCTCGGTGTCAAAAAGGCCGGGATACTGCCCTACCTCGCGCTTGCCGGCGGCCTCGCCATCGTATTGATCGCCAATTGGATCTTCCAATTGCCGGCATAA
- a CDS encoding DUF1989 domain-containing protein, giving the protein MRDLHPGMSGVRPVSASIIRYPGIPTLPESVERYRCKGGGSLVVRVEAGDHVTLIDSEGGQTCELSFLDENGRFQSAGLGAAFTGSADGLKAILSSDDESAARTRRALERRGADLGTAGAIRIFSEASVAGSKAEFAIAMKGLLIAAAPAAAMSPDAQDTATPIEIRVRRSRLIRDYAAALPEPMADPIEDIRIRAATASAYFVRAGEFIQIIDVYGRQCTDFQAFAARKVDKGLDLALDSTVTRTLLGRSYPAPGLPSKAFDRDFEPLVEIVQDTVGRHDAFATACNSRYYDDMGYPGHVNCTDNFNAALAPYGIPDRKGWEALNYFYNTNIDHNNQLYLDEPWSRPGDYVLMRALTDLVCVSSSCPDDIDAANGWDPTDIHVRTFSGKEKFSRAVAYRMTPDADVELTRETAFHPRLAALTRDYTEYRGYWLPNRFSSEGPVEEYWACRERAAVIDLSPLRKFEVTGPDAEELLQYCLTRDVRKLSTGQVVYSAMCYEHGGMIDDGTLFRLGDKNFRWIGGDDYSGIWLREQAEKKGFKAWVRSSTDQMHNIALQGPKSRDILKEIIWTAPRQPDIGELEWFRFTVGRIGGFEGAPVVISRTGYTGELGYEIFCHPKDALTVFDAVWKAGEPYGLKPMGLEALDMVRIEAGLVFAHHEFDDQTDPFEAGIGFTVPLKSKQDDFIGREALLRRKEHPRHLMVGLDVQANEAVGHGDCIHVGRAQIGVVTSATRSPILGKTIALARIDVTHAGVGTEVEIGKLDGQQKRLPAVIVPLSHYDPQKTRPRS; this is encoded by the coding sequence ATGCGAGATCTCCATCCCGGGATGTCAGGGGTGCGACCCGTGTCGGCAAGCATCATCCGCTATCCCGGCATCCCCACGCTACCCGAGAGTGTCGAGCGTTACCGCTGCAAGGGCGGTGGTTCCCTTGTTGTTCGCGTCGAGGCCGGCGACCACGTCACCCTGATCGACAGCGAAGGCGGACAGACCTGCGAACTCTCATTCCTTGATGAAAACGGTCGGTTTCAATCGGCCGGCCTCGGCGCGGCCTTCACCGGCTCGGCCGACGGACTGAAGGCCATTCTCTCTTCGGATGACGAGAGTGCCGCCCGGACCCGCAGGGCGCTCGAGCGACGCGGGGCTGATCTCGGCACGGCAGGTGCGATCCGCATTTTCAGCGAAGCCTCCGTTGCGGGCAGCAAGGCGGAGTTTGCGATCGCGATGAAGGGTCTGCTGATTGCCGCCGCACCCGCAGCAGCGATGTCGCCTGACGCGCAGGACACGGCAACGCCGATCGAGATCCGCGTCAGGCGCAGCAGGCTGATCCGCGACTATGCGGCAGCCCTTCCCGAGCCGATGGCCGATCCGATCGAAGACATTCGCATCAGGGCGGCGACTGCCTCGGCCTACTTCGTCCGCGCCGGAGAGTTCATCCAGATCATCGACGTCTACGGGAGGCAGTGCACCGATTTCCAGGCCTTTGCCGCCCGCAAGGTCGACAAGGGTCTCGATCTTGCGCTGGATTCCACCGTCACCCGCACCCTGCTTGGCCGCAGCTATCCGGCCCCCGGCCTGCCGTCCAAAGCTTTCGACCGCGACTTCGAGCCGCTGGTGGAGATCGTCCAGGATACGGTCGGCCGCCATGACGCATTCGCGACCGCCTGCAATTCGCGCTACTACGACGACATGGGCTATCCCGGCCATGTCAATTGCACCGACAATTTCAATGCAGCGCTGGCGCCCTACGGCATACCCGACCGCAAGGGCTGGGAGGCGCTCAACTATTTCTACAATACGAATATCGACCACAACAACCAGCTTTATCTCGACGAGCCATGGTCACGGCCGGGCGATTATGTGCTGATGCGGGCGCTGACGGATCTCGTCTGCGTTTCCTCCTCCTGTCCCGACGATATCGATGCGGCCAATGGCTGGGACCCGACCGACATCCACGTCCGCACCTTCTCCGGAAAAGAAAAATTCTCAAGAGCGGTAGCCTATCGCATGACCCCTGACGCCGATGTTGAACTGACGCGGGAAACCGCCTTCCACCCTCGCCTTGCGGCACTGACGCGGGATTACACCGAATATCGCGGCTACTGGCTGCCAAATCGGTTTTCCTCCGAAGGTCCAGTCGAAGAATATTGGGCCTGCCGTGAAAGAGCCGCTGTCATCGACCTGTCGCCGTTGCGCAAATTTGAGGTCACAGGCCCGGATGCGGAGGAATTGCTGCAATACTGCCTGACGCGCGACGTGCGTAAGCTGTCGACAGGACAGGTCGTCTATTCCGCCATGTGCTACGAGCACGGCGGCATGATCGACGATGGCACGCTCTTTCGCCTCGGCGACAAGAATTTCCGCTGGATCGGCGGCGACGATTACAGCGGAATATGGCTGCGCGAACAGGCAGAGAAGAAGGGCTTCAAGGCCTGGGTCCGCTCCTCGACTGACCAGATGCACAATATCGCCCTGCAGGGTCCGAAGAGCCGCGACATTCTCAAGGAGATCATCTGGACGGCGCCGCGCCAGCCCGATATCGGCGAGCTCGAATGGTTCCGCTTTACCGTCGGGCGCATCGGTGGCTTCGAAGGAGCCCCGGTCGTCATCTCGCGCACCGGCTATACAGGCGAGCTCGGCTACGAGATCTTCTGTCATCCGAAGGATGCGCTGACCGTCTTCGATGCCGTCTGGAAGGCCGGTGAGCCCTACGGGCTGAAGCCGATGGGGCTTGAAGCGCTCGACATGGTCCGCATCGAGGCGGGCCTGGTTTTCGCCCATCACGAATTCGACGACCAAACTGATCCGTTCGAGGCCGGCATCGGCTTCACTGTGCCACTCAAGTCCAAGCAGGACGATTTCATCGGCCGCGAGGCGCTCCTGCGCCGCAAGGAGCATCCGCGCCACCTGATGGTTGGTCTGGACGTGCAGGCGAACGAAGCGGTCGGCCACGGCGATTGCATTCATGTCGGCCGCGCCCAGATCGGCGTCGTCACCAGCGCGACGCGCTCTCCGATCCTCGGCAAGACGATCGCACTCGCCCGCATCGACGTGACCCATGCCGGCGTTGGCACCGAGGTCGAGATCGGCAAGCTCGACGGCCAGCAGAAACGCCTGCCGGCGGTGATAGTGCCCCTATCACACTACGACCCGCAGAAGACGCGGCCGCGTTCGTAA
- a CDS encoding methyl-accepting chemotaxis protein: MDFQSSILGRMSGFLYRCRADENYTMLEMTDGIERIFGYPAEEIIGNTTRTFTSIMCEEDVPLMDKVVGIALESRTDWTMEYRIRHRDGHYVWVTETGGGVWDENGELLYLEGSIINIESLYQRIDEQTAGMRITASKTNEILHSLRYLKLLAVNAGIEAARAGTAGSGFAVLAAEMRQLANSSEEAARAITSAQRRVE, translated from the coding sequence ATGGATTTTCAGAGCAGCATTCTCGGCCGCATGAGCGGTTTTCTCTATCGCTGCCGGGCGGATGAAAACTACACGATGCTGGAGATGACCGATGGCATCGAACGCATCTTCGGCTATCCAGCCGAAGAGATCATCGGCAACACGACACGCACCTTCACGTCGATTATGTGCGAGGAGGACGTGCCGCTGATGGACAAGGTTGTCGGCATCGCGCTGGAAAGCCGCACCGACTGGACGATGGAATATCGTATCCGCCACCGTGACGGACATTACGTCTGGGTGACGGAGACGGGAGGAGGCGTCTGGGACGAAAATGGCGAGCTGCTCTATCTCGAGGGCAGCATCATCAACATCGAGTCGCTCTACCAGCGCATTGACGAGCAGACTGCCGGTATGCGCATCACTGCCTCGAAGACCAACGAGATCCTGCACTCGCTGCGCTACCTGAAGCTGCTCGCCGTCAATGCCGGTATCGAGGCGGCAAGGGCGGGGACAGCGGGATCCGGCTTCGCCGTGCTTGCCGCTGAGATGCGCCAGCTCGCCAATTCGTCCGAAGAGGCAGCAAGGGCGATCACCAGCGCCCAGCGCAGGGTGGAATAA
- a CDS encoding NAD(P)-binding domain-containing protein, giving the protein MTRVAVIGAGPSGLAQLRAFQSAAQKGAEIPEIVCFEKQSDWGGLWNYTWRTGLDEYGEPVHGSMYRYLWSNGPKECLEFADYSFEEHFGKPIASYPPRAVLWDYIKGRVEKANVRHWVRFNTPVRMVRFDEDTKKFTVTAHNRLEDRMYDEEFDYVVVASGHFSTPNVPYFEGVKTFNGRVLHAHDFRDALEFKGKDILIVGRSYSAEDIGSQCWKYGAKSVTTSYRSKPMGFNWPDNFEERPLLTRLENRTAHFLDGSTKEVDALILCTGYQHHFPFLPDELRLKTANRLWADHLYKGVVFDGNPQLFYIGMQDQFYTFNMFDVQAWWARDVMMGRIKLPSEEELTANFDMWRAREETLEDAEQMIWYQGDYVKELLAETDYPSFDIEGTNRTFMEWEHHKAENIMGFRDHAYRSLMTGNMSPTHHTPWVKALDDSMEEYLRN; this is encoded by the coding sequence ATGACAAGAGTTGCCGTCATCGGCGCCGGTCCTTCCGGGCTTGCCCAGTTGCGGGCCTTCCAGTCGGCTGCACAAAAGGGTGCCGAGATCCCGGAGATCGTCTGCTTCGAAAAGCAGTCCGACTGGGGCGGGCTTTGGAACTATACCTGGCGCACCGGGCTCGACGAATATGGCGAGCCGGTTCATGGCAGCATGTATCGTTACCTCTGGTCGAACGGACCCAAGGAATGCCTGGAATTTGCCGACTATTCCTTCGAGGAACATTTCGGCAAGCCGATTGCCTCCTATCCGCCGCGCGCCGTGCTCTGGGACTATATCAAGGGCCGCGTCGAGAAGGCGAATGTCCGCCATTGGGTGCGCTTCAATACGCCTGTTCGCATGGTGCGTTTCGATGAAGACACGAAGAAATTCACGGTCACCGCACACAACCGCCTCGAAGACCGCATGTATGACGAGGAATTCGACTATGTCGTGGTGGCGAGCGGCCACTTCTCGACACCGAACGTGCCTTATTTCGAAGGCGTGAAGACCTTCAACGGCCGCGTACTGCATGCCCACGACTTTCGCGATGCATTGGAATTCAAGGGCAAGGATATCCTCATCGTCGGCCGCAGCTACTCGGCCGAGGATATCGGCTCGCAATGCTGGAAATACGGCGCCAAGTCGGTCACCACGAGCTATCGGTCGAAGCCGATGGGGTTCAACTGGCCGGATAATTTCGAAGAACGGCCGCTGCTCACCAGGCTCGAAAACCGCACCGCCCATTTCCTCGATGGCTCAACGAAGGAGGTGGATGCGCTGATACTGTGCACGGGATACCAGCATCACTTCCCCTTCCTCCCCGACGAACTAAGGCTCAAGACTGCTAACCGCCTCTGGGCCGACCATCTCTACAAGGGCGTGGTCTTCGACGGGAATCCCCAGCTTTTCTATATCGGCATGCAGGATCAGTTCTACACCTTCAACATGTTCGACGTGCAGGCCTGGTGGGCCCGCGACGTCATGATGGGCCGTATCAAATTGCCGTCGGAAGAGGAGCTGACGGCGAATTTCGACATGTGGCGGGCCCGCGAGGAGACGCTCGAGGATGCCGAGCAGATGATCTGGTATCAGGGTGACTACGTGAAGGAGCTGCTCGCCGAAACCGATTATCCGAGCTTCGACATCGAGGGGACCAACAGGACCTTCATGGAGTGGGAGCACCACAAGGCGGAGAACATCATGGGTTTCCGCGATCATGCCTATCGTTCGCTGATGACCGGCAACATGTCGCCGACGCACCATACACCCTGGGTGAAGGCGCTCGACGATTCCATGGAGGAATATCTGCGCAACTGA